The following proteins are co-located in the Perognathus longimembris pacificus isolate PPM17 chromosome 25, ASM2315922v1, whole genome shotgun sequence genome:
- the Lyrm7 gene encoding complex III assembly factor LYRM7 isoform X1: MGRAVKVLQLFKTLHRTRQQVFKNDSKALEAARIKINEEFKSNKTETSPKKIEELMKIGSDVELLLRTSVIQGIHTDQNTLKLVPRKDLLVENVPYCDEPTQKQ; this comes from the exons GTTTTACAGCTCTTTAAAACACTGCACAGAACCCGACagcaagtttttaaaaatgattccaaAGCATTGGaag CAGCCCGAATAAAGATCAATGAAGAATTCAAAAGTAACAAGACTGAGACTTCTCCTAAGAAAATAGAAGAg CTGATGAAAATTGGTTCTGACGTTGAACTGCTCCTCCGAACATCTGTCATACAAGGAATTCACACAGACCAGAACACGCTGA aattgGTCCCCAGGAAAGATCTTCTTGTCGAAAATGTGCCATATTGTGATGAACCAACTCAGAAGCAATGA
- the Lyrm7 gene encoding complex III assembly factor LYRM7 isoform X2, with protein sequence MGRAVKVLQLFKTLHRTRQQVFKNDSKALEARIKINEEFKSNKTETSPKKIEELMKIGSDVELLLRTSVIQGIHTDQNTLKLVPRKDLLVENVPYCDEPTQKQ encoded by the exons GTTTTACAGCTCTTTAAAACACTGCACAGAACCCGACagcaagtttttaaaaatgattccaaAGCATTGGaag CCCGAATAAAGATCAATGAAGAATTCAAAAGTAACAAGACTGAGACTTCTCCTAAGAAAATAGAAGAg CTGATGAAAATTGGTTCTGACGTTGAACTGCTCCTCCGAACATCTGTCATACAAGGAATTCACACAGACCAGAACACGCTGA aattgGTCCCCAGGAAAGATCTTCTTGTCGAAAATGTGCCATATTGTGATGAACCAACTCAGAAGCAATGA